From the Pseudomonas monsensis genome, the window CATTCGCCGGCCGCTGCGCGATCCGTATCCGCTGCTCGCGCATTTGAAAAAGCTGTATGGCGAGCAGGCGCTGGAAATGGATGATCGCGATGGTCTGAAAGTCATTTTCAGCGACTGGCGCTTTCGCGTGCGTATCTGCTGCAACGACCCGGCGATCATCATCAACGTGGAAACCCGTTGTGATACTCGGCTGATGCCGCAGAAGATTGCGGAGTTGCTCGAGCAGGTCGACGCCTTCACGCAGGACGTCTGATGCCTGACCCATTCCCCCTGCAGGAGCTACAGGGGGTTTGTGGTTATTTCGGGAGGGCGTCGCACCGATCCTTGACGCCCATGATCCAGCCATAAAAGTAATCGGCAATCACCTTCCCACCCGTGGCCGGCACCGGATGAATCTTGTCCGGGCCGATCATTGCCGCCGCGTAGCGTTTGACGTCGGGGCCGAACGCACATTGCAGATTGGCGTAACCCAGATGCTGCGCGCGCGCCCAAGGTTCAAGCACCTGTGCATAGGCTGAC encodes:
- a CDS encoding mannose-1-phosphate guanylyltransferase: MNIAQHSVEIEREVGNLGVMSWLSRHQPLPSANESWLGTILLVERIGVFPASGDIRRPLRDPYPLLAHLKKLYGEQALEMDDRDGLKVIFSDWRFRVRICCNDPAIIINVETRCDTRLMPQKIAELLEQVDAFTQDV